From a region of the Helianthus annuus cultivar XRQ/B chromosome 5, HanXRQr2.0-SUNRISE, whole genome shotgun sequence genome:
- the LOC110943324 gene encoding B2 protein, protein MASRTSRTSSSQSRNNRQGRRSSTIEDSLVNYVYALREAIDEMTGVEEALVDRINHLTVGLEGCLREVNLLHQSPNNVNFERNGFNKDGKLGENGEVDHHSVGGKHGNNNNNNNNNNNNNNNNNNNNSGVSNNEKDNGKNSVDKRFKTLPPSESLPRNETVGGYIFVCNNDTMQENLQRQLFGLLPRYRDSVRHITPGLPLFLYNYSTHQLHGVFEAASFSGTNIDPFAWEDKKNPGESRFPAQVCVITRKLAEPLEEDSFMPILHHYDGPKFRLELNIPEALSFLDIFEDNKN, encoded by the exons atggcgagcagaactAGCAGGACATCTTCATCGCAATCAAGGAACAACCGACAAGGGAGGAGGTCATCAACGatagaagactctcttgtaaattATGTTTACGCtttaagagaggctattgatgaaatgacaggGGTGGAAGAAGcgttggtcgaccgtatcaatcacTTAACGGTGGGACTAGAAGGGTGTCTTCGagaggtcaaccttttgcaccaaag tccAAATAATGTGAATTTTGAGCGAAATGGGTTTAATAAAGATGGAAAATTGGGGGAAAATGGTGAGGTTGATCATCATTCTGTTGGGGGTAAACAtggaaataataataataataataataataataataataataataataataataataataataacagtgGTGTTAGTAATAATGAGAAGGATAATGGTAAGAATAGTGTTGATAAGAGGTTCAAGACTCTGCCACCTTCAGAATCTTTGCCCAGAAATGAGACTGTTGGTGGGTATATTTTTGTTTGTAACAATGATACCATGCAAGAGAATCTTCAAAGGCAGCTTTTTG GTTTACTGCCACGCTACCGGGACTCTGTTAGGCATATCACACCTGGTCTGCCTCTTTTTCTTTACAACTACTCCACCCACCAGCTTCATGGTGTTTTTGAG GCTGCAAGTTTTAGCGGAACAAACATCGACCCGTTTGCATGGGAAGACAAAAAGAACCCTGGTGAATCACGGTTCCCTGCTCAGGTGTGCGTTATAACTAGAAAGTTAGCCGAGCCGTTAGAAGAAGACTCATTCATGCCAATTCTTCACCACTACGACGGCCCTAAATTTCGCCTTGAACTCAACATCCCTGAG GCGCTCTCGTTTTTGGACATATTTGAGGATAACAAGAACTGA
- the LOC118492458 gene encoding uncharacterized protein LOC118492458 has product MVVQEEQKSIRWSHIKQTMPGSVRYPVTRFHLGWWMDGSVGEERITYQLQLCEYHKNDDSWTHYHFCKWVDVRKSKSILLCIMYMTLWTLWKERYGLVFRGLKRPADRGCEDIISSLFNCINHRSKNVVWDFSPCIQLAGGLLAFFNAMSLSKKVSKWV; this is encoded by the exons ATGGTCGTACAAGAAGAACAAAAGAGCATACGGTGGTCCCACATCAAGCAGACAATGCCG GGTTCCGTCCGTTATCCGGTCACCCGCTTTCATCTTGGATGGTGGATGGACGGCTCTG TAGGAGAAGAGAGAATTACATATCAACTGCAGCTATGTGAATACCACAAGAATGATGATAGTTGGACCCATTATCACTTCTG CAAATGGGTAGACGTTAGGAAATCTAAAAGCATCCTGCTTTGTATTATGTACATGACTCTCTGGACGTTGTGGAAAGAACGATATGGTTTGGTTTTTAGAGGTTTGAAGAGACCGGCTGATAGAGGGTGCGAAGACATCATCTCCTCCTTATTCAATTGTATTAATCACAGGTCTAAAAATGTGGTCTGGGATTTCTCTCCCTGTATCCAGCTCGCTGGAGGCCTTTTAGCTTTTTTTAATGCTATGTCGTTATCTAAAAAAGTCAGCAAATGGGTATGA